Below is a genomic region from Silurus meridionalis isolate SWU-2019-XX chromosome 1, ASM1480568v1, whole genome shotgun sequence.
ACGGAGCCATGTAGCAGGAATCTCTTGAGATGAATCTGTTGCCATCCACCAGGATGATGAGAATGAAATCCAAGTGGACCTGCCAGCAAGACACTGATCTAAAATATACTGCAAGAAGGCTCTAAATTGATTTTTTCATAGAAAGAAATTTGTTTTTGGAATGGCACAGTCAATATTCAGATTAAAATCTAAAAGCGCTTTTGTGGAAGGAACTGAAGATCACAGGATTCCCTCCAGAATATATTCAAGATTTAAATACACTCTGGTTAGAAGAATTGACACAAGGCATTACTACAAACAAATCTTTTCAccaattaaatatacattttagttCAATACTATTTTTTTCTAGTATCACTCCATGAAATTAAGTATAATTATTTTGATggattatattaatatttatttaactgcatACATATCTTTAGTTTTTAATTGGTGGTCAACAATTCACATGAATTGCTGCACTGgaacagtgttaaaaaaaaaaaagaaaatcatgtttaatacttattttccccactgtgcATACTATTTCTAATATTTGGATTCTTTATGTGCTCTCTGACTTCCTTCTTTGGCATTCTAGCCGACATTGTCtgcatttgtttatgtttttgatgCTTTTACATCATGGATTACATCATAAACAATAGACAGTTTGCAGAATTGTTCCAAGCCCTGCATAATGAAATGCAAAGTTCAATCTTATTTAACTCCTTATCCAACTTTTGAGTGTACGTGGGCAATAGCATTCTATTTTTCTGACTAGTGCGTCTTGCTTATTTTTAGGATCAAGCATCCAAAGACAAGGCTCTTCAGAATATGGCGTCGTTGTCCTCGGCCCAGATAGTGTCTCCAAATCTGATCAAGAGCCAGCTTCCACCACTGCCCCAGCCACCTTATGCACCTCCACCTCGGGTCAGTAATGCCCCTTAATGCTCCCCTAGCTCATGCCctgaaacacatacacactaatcaTCCATTTACAActttaatatttgtttgttttcttctgctttttatAGTTTTGGTCAGGTCCAATTCCAGGACAGCCTGGACCCTCTCAGGAGTAAGTATCATTTCTAAAATCTGTGTAGTCAGTGTGTGGTTTAGTTTCGAATAACCCCAAGTTATGCATACCGATGTGCATATTGGGTAAGGAGGCACTGTAGCATAACATGTATGTAAAGTCAAGGGAAATGGTGCACCTCACAAATGACACTATTGTCTAACAGTACAACATTATTGTTGTTACAGCATCAAGCCTTTTGTACATCCCTACACAAACCTATCCGGACCTGTTCCACCTCCCATATCTGGTACGCTTTTACTGTATGTTTGCTGTGTGCATGTCTTGTTTGTGCTGTGTTTCACCGGTGCCCCTTTTGTGCCTGCTGTACAGCGTACGAGCCCTTGGCACCCCCTCTGCCCCCGGTCGCCACTGCCGTGCCTGTGTGGCAGGACCGCACCATCGCCTCCTCCAAGCTGCGCATGCTCGAGTACTCCGCCTTCATGGAGGTTCCCAGAGACCAGGACACTGTGAGTGACTGCACACTGGTATATCATCTTAGACATAGGGGGCCTTCTTGaaatttctatagcgcttttcacaacggacattgtctcaaagcagcttaacagaattgaacagttaaggtgaaagatgtgtatttatccctgacgAGCAGCCGTGGCGAAAGTCACTCCTTTATTTTAGTGTATTTGGTTTGTAAAAAATTGCCTGGTAATATTTAACTGGAGTACAAAACTTAAATATAATGCTCTGCTTTCCTTTTTACAGTACAGCAAACATTTGTTTGTGCACATCGGTCAGACCAACCCATCATACAGCGATCCCCTGCTAGAGGCAGTGGACATACGGCAGATCTACGACAAGTTCCCAGAGAAGAAGGGAGGGCTGAAAGAGCTTTATGAAAAGGGCCCGCAAAACGCCTTTTTTCTGGTCAAGTTCTGGGTGGGTATTTTTCACTTGCTGGAGAGGATTAATATGACCAATCCTActgaaacgtagataaataacaAGGATAGAACTTCAGCCAAGAGTTTGACCTGTTTTGCTTATGTGATTTAGGCGGACCTGAATAGTAGCGATATGCAGGACGGCCCGGGATCTTTCTACGGCGTCAGCAGCCAATACTGCAGCACTGAGAATATGACCATCACCGTCTCAACAAAAGTCTGCTCATTTGGCAAACAGGTGGTGGAGAAAGTAGAGGTGAGTTTATATTCTAATTGATCTATATAGCATACAAGCCCTCGAAGCATGTTGATTTACAGTAGATAATTATATTGAACATTAAACTGGCTGGTGTGGTCCAGCAGGTGGTAGTAATTCATTGTGCAGTGATTCTGAATCCCTCTTACACATACATGCCCagctttatataaaattttcctAGACCCTCATGGCAATAAagagtaccgtattttccggactataagccgctacatttTTCCCACGCTTGGAACCCCGctgcttaaacaacgaagtggctaatttatggatttttcctgggttttctcGGTTTCAAGGTTTACAAGATTCAAGCCAAAAatctgagccccataacattagaccaatgaaattgcgaacgggttcaggtgaaccaatgaaattctttatattaaatcagatgcgctcccactgaatcgggccgcaccacatcataaatatggatgaggttcctctgacgtttgacctgccgctcactcggactggcaacaggaaatgcgaatcattcgtcacgctgaaaacaaccgggcatgaaaaaacacacttcacctgtgttctgagctgcacggcatcgggagaaaagattcaccgatggtgatttttaaacgcacgacgaagCCAatagaaaaactcccgagagaaattgttgtgtttagatacaagccgtgttacagacactgtctttcgttaaagcctgtgtaaagttcattagtttcagtgtagacagtatagacaggtgcggcttatttatgttcaaaataaaaatctttgtaaaattcagtgggtgcggcttatatttgggtgtgcttaatagtctggaaattacggtatttcaTCTGAAATGTACAAACAATTGATTATATTTTCTCGTATATGCATTTGACTGACAGACGGAGTACGCACGAGTCGAAGGAGgaaagtgtgtgtacaggatCCACCGCTCGCCCATGTGCGAATACATGATCAACTTCATCCACAAGCTCAAGCACCTGCCTGAGAAATACATGATGAACAGCGTCTTGGAGAACTTCACCATTTTACAGGTTCGACAGTACAAATccgttgtttttttatttgcattttttatctAAATATGTGCAGATATTTGTGATACAGTTCTAACCATCCTAtgagtttttttaatgttttctttttctttccaggTGGTGACTAACAGGGAAACACAGGAAACTCTGCTTTGCATAGCGTTTGTATTCGAAGTGTCGACGAGCGAACACGGGGCACAGTACCACGTCTACCGTCTCATTAAAGACTAGCCACTCTGCCAGAACGGGTTTTGCCAACAGacattctgtctttttgtcCAGACGTCAGAGCAATACACCAGCATGTAGCCAAGAACGGAGACGTTTGTCGTTTCCGTACCGATTCGGGTAAAAGTGGATGgagactcaaaaaaaaaaaaaagaaaaaaagaaaagaaagagtcACGCACAAACGGAAATTAGAAAAGTAGTATTGCTCTGTTTAAAggacagtgtttttattttttttattttatacatatttaaatgccTTAAAAACAAAGTGGGTCTCACAGGTTTTACTGCATACAACttctaaatgtaaattgttttggCTCTTTCTGTTATACTGAGGGACTATGAATGTTGAACACGTTGGCAGGAAGGTGAGGTTTTAGCGTTTCGAAGACAACGTGTGTCTTTAGGCACACAGTGCATATTCGAAGGGTAAAGACAAGGGCAGAAATGGATTTCTTTCAATAGGACAGGTTCGATGAAAAGATACTGCTACTGTTTCTCCTACATGGGAACAATATAGAGCAATAAACTGAATTAGCAAGAGTATGAATCAAAGGACGTACAGTTTGACATGTAGTGCGCAATATTTAAAGgcaacaaattattattatttctttttcagcCCATGTAGAGAGTGAGAAACACtgcaacttttacatttacattgaccTGCCCTTTATCTAACAAGAAGgtgtcagaaaaaaagaaggtttaCACGCCCACTATACAAGTCGGTGAAAATCACAAGTGCCTCTGTCCAAAGAACTCGGTGTGGGTGACATTCTGAAGTGCCTTTTGACTACCTCTTGAGATAAATCAGTACAAATATTTGCTAGGGTTTTGATACTAGAGCATGATTTaagcaattacattttaatcaaatgtCACTTCAGTTCTTTGTTCAGTTTGTTTACTTGTAGCGAGTACATTGAAGCACGAGTATGCATTCGATTGGCCTTGTTACAAATAGATAAAGACATATTTTCCTAAAATGAGGTTAACTAAGTGGATAAATTCATTGTCAGCATGTCGATGTGTTTAAATCTTTCTGCTAACACAAAGAAGATGGCTTATCTGTGGCTGCCTATGGGTCATTTTTGGATGGTAGTGGTACTATACCCctaaatgttccttttttttatgtttgtttgtttttgttttttgacaaTGGAAAGTCCTGCCTTTAGTTATTGTGTTCTCTGGTGCTTTTGGATCATTAGAAGAGATTCAGCAAAATTAAACTCTGCCTAATCTGAGATTTGACTTCTCCCACTCAAGCCTATTTGCCATACATCTTTTTGGTGAATGGAATATTCTTTGGGCATGCCAAAGTAAATACAAACTGTTCTATGTATTTTAgtctaataattatttttaaattaagaaGTCCCTTCATCCTTGCATTGTCATCCTATAGTCTACGTAGTGGGGAAAGCTGTCCACCCTTTGTTCTTTACGAAAAGTATGGTACCATAttgtttctaataaaaaaaaataaaaataaaaaaaaatcaagtttgAAAAAATGTAACTGTTAAACTGAAACAAAGTGCACACAATTTGTCTCCCGGTTTACCATTATGCTTCCAATGCAACAGAAGAGGCTTGGATGAAATATATAGTTGCAGTTCCTGTGCTGACAGTATTTGTTAATTCATTAAATTCCTTGTGAAGGTTTTGCATAAGCTTTAATTGAACTTACTGAAGATTGAATTAATgatttttgaaaagaaaaaaaaaaagtccagaaaTCCATTTATCAAATCCATTCATGTTGCATGGTACTTCATGGTAAAAGGACAGTGACATGTTTAAGTACTCCTAAGCTATCATTGGAATGGTACAGCCGTAGCCTATAAATGGTGGCGTCTGTGAAATTTCATAGCTTCctcaaatgtactttttttttttttttttttttttttttaaccaagctccttttttttattgttattaattattaattttatgttTGCTCTTTGACTTTCAGTTAATGCTGTTTGCATCAATTGAAAATTGTGTGTTACTGTTgagattttatataataatctaAATGGTGTTGGAGTTTTCTTTCCCTCCCCCCTCAATACCCAGTAACGGTTCACTGTGATCTTGGTTACCAAATGTGCATTGAagtcatttatattatatacaatgtgAGGGTTTTGTACAATATTATCTAAACAACAATACCAATACAGCaataccaataaaaaaaaaagtcatgctcCCCTTGGGACATTTGTGTGATGAAATATTAGCCTGTATTTTCCTACTTGACATGCTTGACTCTGCTGTATAGCTTCGACTTCAGCTGGTTTTGTAACAGTAGTCAGTGAGGTTATTATAATGCACTCTAGTAGTTCTAAGTAAATATTtagtcattttaaaaacaactccagttccaaaaaaaatttgaagCTGTGTAAAATGGAAGTTAAAAAACAGAATagaatgatttgcaaatctcaaatcCATAATTTATTCACAGTAGCACACAGTAGCATAATGCTGAGAGTACATTATACTAAATAGAAAcagctggagaaacattttgcaactaattttGTAAGCTTTCAAAGTgtcagtaacatgattgggtGTAAAACAAAGAGGCAGAGTATCTGTTAAGTAAAGATTGGCAGAGGTTCCACTACATCATCTATTCATTCTGATTAGTTTGAATGCCCCAAATGACCCTATTAACTCAAAGAAACCTTGACTATGTATATAAACTATTGTACTACCTCTTATGTTCTGGACCACAAGCGAACTATTTATCTGGAACCATGCACTCCTTAGGCAATGCATTTCATAGATAAAACTTAAAATATGTACTGATACCAAAGTAAAAACGCTTGCTTGGTCAGACCTATTCTTAAGACGGTTATAAACAAACAGTGATGGACAAGGaagaaaatgtaattcgttattgAACTTAAGTacctttttcatgtatctgtactttactgaagtatttccatttggggaaactacgactttaacttcactacatttcaaagtcaaatattttactttttactcaactacattttgctaaatcagttattcctttttatttataagtggatGAAAAAAGGTAACTGGTCAGTcatgcagcaatccaccaatctgTGTATAGCGTGCTTTGTTTTGAACTTATTTCAATTGCCTCTTGCTGGTTTCTacttagcacaaacatacagttgaGCAAGCAGAACTTGTagagtaataaataatgttacCTTAGGTCCAgattacgtatgtaaccatggttacCTGAGGCTTTGGGAATGCCTGTGCGTTGTCCACGGTCTGAATCACTTGTATAATCAGTTCAATGGAAAGCGCGGCATGACTGGCGGGGtgatgtcatgaccaggaagcttaaaagcacatggagtgaaaccagtGCCAGCTTCTGAGCACGGAGGTCGAGGCTACAGAATCTGGTCAGCGTGGTGGACCAGCCTACAGCGTTGCAAATGGGCTTGGAGGCCGCCACAGTTCCAGTGGAGTGTGCTCTGACACCGAATTgagtggggagaccagaggactcataagacgAAGAAacagcatccacaatccatctgctgagcatGTGCTTAGTCGCAGGGAGAGTCCTActcggagggccatagcagatgaacagctCCTGCGACTTTCTTCAAAGTTCTGTTCTGTCGACGTATATGTCCaatgctcgcactggacacagtcggttAAGCTTTTCCTGATCTAGGGCCTAAAAGGGAGGAGAagagaatgcctggagcctaaTAGGTTGTGGGACAACCGAGGGAACAGACACTGATCTAgggtagaggaaggcactggccaggcctggagtaaactccaggaaagaaggggccacagaaagggcctaAAGATCCTCTACTCTCTTAAGAGAGGAGATGGCCAAGAGGAACACAGTTTTAACCATGGGGCACCTCACGGGTACCTCGGTCAGAGGCTCAAAGGAAGGCTCTGAAAGGGCCTCTTCAAAACAATGGGCAAGTCCCATGTAGGCACTCTGGATCATACCAGaggcctcagcctctgggtgcTGCGGAAAAACGTATCGACGTAGGATGtccttgtggagggagctctggattaaAGAATGGTCTCTGTGCCCCCTCAGTGGATGCAGCCACTGTACTATGGCATTCAGCCCAAGAGGGGCTGGGGTGTTAGGGGAAACCAGAGAGGGCAGTGCGATGTCTCTTGAGAcccaattaaaatgtaaatgtgacaaatGAAAATTGTTCCCAGATTTGCTCCAACACCTCTGGGTGAAGCTGCCATTCCCAAGGCCTCTGCCCTTTCCTCGAGAGGGCATCTGCTCACTGGTTTAAGTGGCCCAGGATATATGCTGCCTTCAAGGAGAGAAGCTTTAGTTGGGCCCACAGGATGATCTGGCAtgccagcttgtacaggagGTGAGAGCGCAGACCCCCTCTGGTGGTTGTTATAGGAAACCACTGAGGTGTTGTCCAAACAGACCAAAACATAGTGGCCTCTGAGTTCTGGGAGAAAATGCATCAGAGCTTGTAGCACGGTCAGCATCTCGAGGCATTTTATATGCTACGTTAGATGGGACCTCCCACCAGAGACCTCGAGCGGAGCGACCATTTGTGACTGCTGCACACCCTGTGAGAGTTGCGTCTGTCGTAAGCGTTTTGCGACGCCCAGGAACGCCCAGCACTCCTGAGCATCTCTTTGATCAGGGGTATCGCCACATAGCTACACTCCCTTGAATATAGACACACCCTGGGACTCAAGGGCTATGCCTAGCCCacgacctggacacctcggtgtgcaggtctAAGGAAAAAAAGGCAAGCCCTGGTGCAGAGGCAGTGACACGGGTTGCAGGAAGCACTTTTCCAGTTTGCCAGGCGGACGAGCATCCGGCTGATCGGCAAGCCACTCTGTTTCAAATTTGGCCAAGGGACGGGTCACTACCTCTATTAGCTCCTATAAAAGGACTGCCTAAGGGGTAGTCTCAGGGGGCTTGGAGacacccaccacacacacaccttccagaGGAAGAAAGGTGGAGCTAAGCTCTCTCCTCGCAAAAGAAAGGCGCGATTCCGAAACATTCGTTCGGACGCTAGAAGAGAAAGGTGAGGGTGGCAGAAGGGCTGCCCATCTCCAATCCCTCTGTCCACTTGCGAGCCCCAGGTTCTTGCatgcatttgaaagcaaatacttttactggagtaaaattttacctagtgtatctctactttaactcaagtacatagtttgtaaaagtgtagtgtattgtagtgacCAAGTATACTTTGTCAACCACGTATCAGCCGCTTACCATGTGAAAAGATCACGAATATAGTTTTCTTGGCATGACTTCCAAGCGGATCATGTTTGTCTAATCAATTTAAGAGTAGAGCAGTACATTACTTCTCCTGTTTAACTTTCTGGTAGGTCCTTTATATCATATTGTTGGTTAATTTTGCTTTTCTGGCTATTATACGGGCAGTCTTTTAAATCGTGTCTTAACTTCCACAGTTCCTTTAAATGACGTTGAAACTGAAACGGAATTCAGCATTAGTACAGCTAAAGGAACATAATGAAATTTTGTAAACGATAGCACAGACTTCTTTATGAAATACGTTCAAACAGTACATGCTATGGATGCAAAGTAATAATACCTGTCACCCTCCACAACCAGCGCCTTTAATAAATGTCAGCAAAGGTGGGCAGTTGTATTCCAATGATGTATTGTGTTTACCTGCTGCCTAATGGTCACAAGCTGCAGCTGTTGTAGCATACTGTGATATATAGTTTGTAAAGATGATTTCACTTGTACTGGTAAAAATTCACTATTATATGAGGAGCAAGATAAGCATTCTTCATTCACCTCAGAAAGAACAGGCGCTCATACATTTTTGTCTTGAGCTTGTCTACAAATTTGGGGTTGCAGGAAACGTCAGCAGAGATGTGGACAATCAGAAACACAAAGCTAGACACACTAACTACACCAGTTTCATTATTAAAGATAGGGATGGGTTTGTAGCTCCTCTATGTCATGTGGTAGGCCACAATCAGTTCTTTGGCTTTATGCGTATTGTGGTGAAGGTTGTAATTTAATACTATTTTAACCAGCTTTTGAATCCGTCTACCCTGTAGGCTGTCTCTTCATAATCCATTAACACAATATTATCTTTTGATATAATGCgaagtgcatttaaaaaaaaaaatttcttcttTACATCAGTGATGGAGTCTAGCCTTAAGCTATATTTACACATACAGTGACTCACACTGACAAAGCAACTAGAGATCCATTTTTAAAGAGAGCTGTCAACACATGCAACACCTACCATTGCCGCCTCAATGTTAAAGTGTCAGAGAATTTGTTAAATACTCACACGTTCAACATTCTGTAGCTTTGAAATGAAAATCTATACTGCTaatgttaaaaaagtaaaaacgtaaaaaaattaagttgggTTTACTATAAACTAGATGAATGTCGACTcaaattgatttaattattacattatttatgcTTTACTCAAGATTATTAGTTAACTTTCCTTATTATGCGAACTgtaaaaattttgttgtaaatatAGGTTTGAATTCAGTTAATTTAAAAACTCAACTTTTTAACTACAATCTCAATTCCAAataagttgggacactgtgtaaaatgtaaataaaaacagaatgcattgATTTGCTCATCTCATAAActaattttattgtaaataaaaaaaaaaaaaaatcaaatgtttcAACTGaggaaattaaacattttatagaagAAATAAGGTAATTTAAAATTGTATGGCTGCAACATGTTTCAAAATATTTGGGATGGGGCAAtaagtctgtaaaaaaaatgttttgcaactaattaggttaaatGACAACAGGTCAATAAGATGATtgtgtataaatagtgtatctgagaggcagagtctcttagAAGTATATTAAAGttatgtgcagcttgtatacagtaaatctatactgctatacaagctgcacattgactgctctaaaatatttttaaggtttatttctatagtatttatacaactgtttttttctcttaggAATTATtgagtaaattattaaataattatttctaaagtCTAAGTCATAGCAACCAAACAGAACCTCTTTTTATGACAGAGAAATGTGATGGgaatacacaaaaaaagatgcaaaaatCCTTCCTAAACTAAGCTATATGTGCACAATCCTAGTAGAGATGAAGAATGAATACATTCTTCGCCCCACAGAAGGAACATAAAGAGTCAATGTCTGGaaatatctttttaaaataaagcttGGTGGGATAGAAGAGATTTAGTATTTTATTAGATACACCCTTAGCCTTGTtggtaattaaatatttaggagAGAGGGTCCACCCTTTTCTCCATGTAATGAGATAAAAGGATTCCTATAGGACAAAATATCGGTGAAGAAACGATATTCAACGATATCTGATTCATATATTAGAAGTTAGAATTAGAATCCGTCTATTCGTCACACCAGGACTGAATAATTAAGATACaaacctattattattattattattattattattattattattattttaacaaatcTGGGAAAAACaactatttattttgtaaagaaTATCTTGATTGTTCCAGATATAGTAGCGATGAGGACTAAAGTTATGTTTATAGATCAGGTGCCAAGCCAAAAGCACTTACTTATGAAAATTGGAAAGTTTTAGGGgcagtttaaaaatattataattacacaATAATAACAAAGGAATGCCTCCCACcttagaaaaaaacaaggttaCAGTCAAACTGAACTGGGTTTTTGTAAGATCTGTCTTAcccaatttatttaaatgtattatttaagcTTGCAAAATCTAGAAATGTAAGAATACCACTTTCATTATGATTGATAAACACAGACTTTTTGATATGATGTTTTGCatctcttgactgctgctactgctgtttttgcactgcattttgtttgtttacatatacacTCAGTTATAGTCcgctttgcacagtactgtatattcagagtatacagtaggtttactggtcggcgctatcttggtatctgtattgtcccacactgtcttgtgttgtcttgtgttgcctgtctgtctgtactgtttgtctgtctgtttgtactgtctgtctAGACTGTTTGTACtgactgtctgtactgtctgtactttttgtctgtctgtctgtactgtctgtctatactgtttgtctgtttgtactgtctgtctgtactgtttgtctgtctgtctgtactgtttgtctgtctgtctgtctgtactgtttgtctgcattgtttttgtctgcactgtttgcactaggttgcacttaTGTAGCTTTGGGttatgtgttgtagctctatgttgttttaatgtagcaccagggttctagaggaacgttgtctcatttttactgtgtaccactgtgtatagtagaaatgacaataaaagcctcttgacttgacttaaaatgTTTCCACAGGAAACATTAACACTATCAATGTCAGCACAGATTTGTCCACATGTAAAGAGAGAGCAGAGTAGATCAATCTCGAGATCCCCTCAGCTTTAGCAAGGAGAGTTCGACCTCTCAGGGATAAATCTCTCTGTAACCAATAATTGAATTTCCTTTTGGCCTTTTCAACAACTGGCTCAAAATTTAATTTACATCTAACCGCCTTATCCTTACGTATAACTACACCATGACAGATATGTCACCTCCGGCCTAACTGGAATACCGAACAGAGAAACATATTTAATGGTCATCCGTTCACATTTATCAAGATTTAGATATAAAACAGACGCCTTAGAAATGTTGTTTAATATGCTCAATGGCAATTGGGAAGTAGAGCATCTACTTTGCTCACATCACTGATGTGAAAATGGCCCCCGTGTTTACGTCACCAAGACCCGGAAACGGCTGTGTAATGAATCGGAGCTCCGTGACAGCtcgcagaacacacacacacacacacacacacacagccaaaacttcctcctggtctgcagtgtaTCTGGCTTCATCATTAATCGCGGATACTTTCCCCCCAACTTTTTCCGCGTGAAAGCGCGAACGAGTCCATTACAGGTAAACGCAAACTTACTGTATTACATTTCATGCAGAACTACCGGAAATGATTCATTAGCCCGTTAGCTTTAGCTTCACTATAAGTGCTCTTGATAAGAGTAGTCATAGCAGGAGGGTATGACACTTCTATcagcttattttttttatcttttgccTGGATAATTGCACATATAAAAGCACAGCTTGCGCACTCATTTAATGGCGCACTGACATTCGTTTAAATGCATTACAAACGCATTTGCTGAGTTTCAGAAATAAATCCATAATGGGAGTTTTTgaataagtaaaaaagtttgaacAAAGGATTGATTACGTGAGAAGAGAGTTTTCCGTAAACAATACTGCTCACCAACAGCTTTTCCATTTGGCTCGTCTGAATCTTTATTCTGTATTGGTGAACTGTTACTGATGTAAAAAAATGCTGATAGAGCCACAAATAAACCACTGTTATATAGCATAGATAGAAAAGTAGgacaggatagatagatagatagatagatagatagatagatagatagatagatagatagatcagacATACAAACCAGATAGTTTAGATAGATAGGCAGATAGATAGGTCAGACAGACTTAAAGAGGTGAACatgtcagatagatagatagatagatagatagatagatagatagatagatagatagatagagcgagagagagatcagaCATACAAACCAGATAGTTTAGACAGATCAGGCAGATAGATAGGTCAGACAGACTGAGGGATGAATatgtcagatagatagatagatagatagatagatagatagatagatagatagatagatagagagatcaGACATACAAACCAG
It encodes:
- the tead3b gene encoding TEA domain family member 3 b isoform X1, whose amino-acid sequence is MDSDAEGVWSPDIEQSFQEALAIYPPCGRRKIILSDEGKMYGRNELIARYIKLRTGKTRTRKQVSSHIQVLARKKVREFQAGIKVSSHLQVLARRKSREIQSKLKAMNLDQASKDKALQNMASLSSAQIVSPNLIKSQLPPLPQPPYAPPPRFWSGPIPGQPGPSQDIKPFVHPYTNLSGPVPPPISAYEPLAPPLPPVATAVPVWQDRTIASSKLRMLEYSAFMEVPRDQDTYSKHLFVHIGQTNPSYSDPLLEAVDIRQIYDKFPEKKGGLKELYEKGPQNAFFLVKFWADLNSSDMQDGPGSFYGVSSQYCSTENMTITVSTKVCSFGKQVVEKVETEYARVEGGKCVYRIHRSPMCEYMINFIHKLKHLPEKYMMNSVLENFTILQVVTNRETQETLLCIAFVFEVSTSEHGAQYHVYRLIKD
- the tead3b gene encoding TEA domain family member 3 b isoform X3 gives rise to the protein MDSDAEGVWSPDIEQSFQEALAIYPPCGRRKIILSDEGKMYGRNELIARYIKLRTGKTRTRKQVSSHIQVLARKKVREFQAGIKAMNLDQASKDKALQNMASLSSAQIVSPNLIKSQLPPLPQPPYAPPPRFWSGPIPGQPGPSQDIKPFVHPYTNLSGPVPPPISAYEPLAPPLPPVATAVPVWQDRTIASSKLRMLEYSAFMEVPRDQDTYSKHLFVHIGQTNPSYSDPLLEAVDIRQIYDKFPEKKGGLKELYEKGPQNAFFLVKFWADLNSSDMQDGPGSFYGVSSQYCSTENMTITVSTKVCSFGKQVVEKVETEYARVEGGKCVYRIHRSPMCEYMINFIHKLKHLPEKYMMNSVLENFTILQVVTNRETQETLLCIAFVFEVSTSEHGAQYHVYRLIKD
- the tead3b gene encoding TEA domain family member 3 b isoform X4; this translates as MDSDAEGVWSPDIEQSFQEALAIYPPCGRRKIILSDEGKMYGRNELIARYIKLRTGKTRTRKQVSSHLQVLARRKSREIQSKLKAMNLDQASKDKALQNMASLSSAQIVSPNLIKSQLPPLPQPPYAPPPRFWSGPIPGQPGPSQDIKPFVHPYTNLSGPVPPPISAYEPLAPPLPPVATAVPVWQDRTIASSKLRMLEYSAFMEVPRDQDTYSKHLFVHIGQTNPSYSDPLLEAVDIRQIYDKFPEKKGGLKELYEKGPQNAFFLVKFWADLNSSDMQDGPGSFYGVSSQYCSTENMTITVSTKVCSFGKQVVEKVETEYARVEGGKCVYRIHRSPMCEYMINFIHKLKHLPEKYMMNSVLENFTILQVVTNRETQETLLCIAFVFEVSTSEHGAQYHVYRLIKD
- the tead3b gene encoding TEA domain family member 3 b isoform X6; the encoded protein is MDSDAEGVWSPDIEQSFQEALAIYPPCGRRKIILSDEGKMYGRNELIARYIKLRTGKTRTRKQVSSHIQVLARKKVREFQAGIKDQASKDKALQNMASLSSAQIVSPNLIKSQLPPLPQPPYAPPPRFWSGPIPGQPGPSQDIKPFVHPYTNLSGPVPPPISAYEPLAPPLPPVATAVPVWQDRTIASSKLRMLEYSAFMEVPRDQDTYSKHLFVHIGQTNPSYSDPLLEAVDIRQIYDKFPEKKGGLKELYEKGPQNAFFLVKFWADLNSSDMQDGPGSFYGVSSQYCSTENMTITVSTKVCSFGKQVVEKVETEYARVEGGKCVYRIHRSPMCEYMINFIHKLKHLPEKYMMNSVLENFTILQVVTNRETQETLLCIAFVFEVSTSEHGAQYHVYRLIKD
- the tead3b gene encoding TEA domain family member 3 b isoform X2; translation: MDSDAEGVWSPDIEQSFQEALAIYPPCGRRKIILSDEGKMYGRNELIARYIKLRTGKTRTRKQVSSHIQVLARKKVREFQAGIKVSSHLQVLARRKSREIQSKLKDQASKDKALQNMASLSSAQIVSPNLIKSQLPPLPQPPYAPPPRFWSGPIPGQPGPSQDIKPFVHPYTNLSGPVPPPISAYEPLAPPLPPVATAVPVWQDRTIASSKLRMLEYSAFMEVPRDQDTYSKHLFVHIGQTNPSYSDPLLEAVDIRQIYDKFPEKKGGLKELYEKGPQNAFFLVKFWADLNSSDMQDGPGSFYGVSSQYCSTENMTITVSTKVCSFGKQVVEKVETEYARVEGGKCVYRIHRSPMCEYMINFIHKLKHLPEKYMMNSVLENFTILQVVTNRETQETLLCIAFVFEVSTSEHGAQYHVYRLIKD